The genomic DNA aagacccatagcTACTAGCCTCATAAATTgcggcccaaataaatgcttcacagagttcaagtaacagacacatctcaagatcaactgttcagaggagactgcgtgattcagggcttcacggtcgaattgctgcaaagaaaccacgtcTAAATgacaccaagaagaagaagagacttgcttgggccaagagacatgagcaatggacattagaccggtggaaatttgtcctttggtctgacatttttggtttcaacaggcgtgtctttgtgagacaaagAGTAGgtcaacggatgatctctgcatgtatggTTCTCACCGTGAcgcttggaggaggaggtgtaatggtgctttgctggtgacattgtcagtgatttatttagaattcaaggcacacaaccagcattgctaccacagcattctgcagcgatacaccatcccatctgatttgcgcttagtgggactataacttgtttttcaacaggacaatgacccaacacacctccaagctgtgtaagggctatttgaccaagaaggagagtgatggagtgcagcatcagatgacatggcctccacaatcacccgacctcaacccaattgagatggtttgggatgagttggaccgcagagtgaagggaaaagcagccaacaagtgctcagcatatgtggaaactccttcaagaatgttggaaaagcattccaggtgaggctccttgagagaatgccaagagtgtgcaaagctgtcatcaagataaggggtggctactttgaagaatctaaaatatatttagatttgtctAACACTTGTTTTGTcactacatggttccatatatgttatttcatagttttgatgtcttcactattactctacaatgtagaaaatagtaaaaataaagaaaacccctagaatgagtaggcgggtccaaacttttgactggtactatatgtatgtatatatatatatatgtatatatatatatatatatgtatatatatatatatgtatatatatatatatatatatatatatatatatatatatatatatatatatatatatatatatatatatatatatatatatatagctgtcCAGTGCCCAGTGATGAGGagacagtaggcctacagcaCAAGAGAACACTGTCCTCTACTGGCACTTAGGAAGCAGTGCAGAAATATACTTAAATTCATAAATGCAGTTTTATTCTGAATAGAACTCGAAGCAAAAGTTAACTGAAACAGCTGTAACACTGCCCCTAGGTTATGTTTATGGTCACGGTTCGGGTTATGGCTacggttagggttgagccgggatgtggacatgaagctagggttagggttactactAGGGCTCTCCCTTAGACCCAATGTGCAGGAGCCTGGCTCCAGCTCCATTTAACCACGGTGTACTACTCTTATAATACTAAGATTCAGTCTTATTTGGAAAAAATTATATTTTCCAGGCATTATTGTTCCCCCCCAACCCCCAATTCTTCATTTATGGTATACATAATTTAGCCTAAACCATTTTAGTCTATATTCAAATAAATGTATTGCCACATCCTCCCCTAACTTTTCTTAATTAACAGTAAATGCAAATGTCTATTAAATATCTAATTTGTATGATTCTGAATAGACTAAATCATGCATGAAAGTGGAAGTGGTCCATGACAGCATGTGCGTTTTAATTTCACATATGAATTGTGGAAATGATTGTCATATCTGAAAACAGTTATAGTTTAGTTCAATCTAATGAGAATAGGAATGTACAATGGGCAGCTACAAACACATACATCATTTTGACAGTAACCCCACCCCTGACAGCTGACTGGCTGCGCACACTGCATGTTCAAAACGTCACCATAAAGCGAATTAAATAGCCTACCCGCTTGTGCAATTCAGTAAATAGTGTAGCTGTCAAAGACGCTAGTCATAGTTGAGAGTCGGATGATAAATCTAATTGATGAAAAAAAACATGGTTTATGCCATCTCTTTAAAACCAATTTAGTTACATTGTATCAAATTGTATATTTGACAACGTGCGCTTTTTCCTTTTTGACATTGCTTCATTTCGTGTTAAATAACCAGTTTCGCAAATGTTTCGCCTTATTTGTTTGAAATGGATATCAGAGAAGCGCTAGATTGTCACAGTCTGGATTAGCTATTGTTGAAAGACTATCCGCTGTCATCCATtggatttatttgtattattatcatttttttacaACTGAACTTCTTCACGTCTGAATTATCTGGAACGCACATCAAGGTGAGCATCTCTCTGTTCGCGGTGGTGTGCAAATTAGCCTATTTTTCATGGCCAAAACAGAGCTAACCGTAATGTTCATATGAATTTGTATTACATACAGGCTATCTTTACCGCATCTTGATTCTCTGTTGCATGCTGGTTCGAAGTTCAACCAAGAGCCTTCTGTTTTAAGACTGCTATTCTGTTTTCATGCAAGGGCATCATTCACTCTTTTGTGTTTCACTGTATGATTTACTccataaaaaaaaattatactatTCGGGAACCAGGACCTTACTCATAGGAAAGTGTTCTGTATGAATATATAAAGCTCCCTTGTCTTGTGGAATATAAATCACAGTTGATGTCCCCAAATATTtcatccaacttgaataaactaAACTTGAATTTTATTTTCAGAAACCTGGATGCTTAGACTACATTATCACACTGAATTATTTTTTTCGTTGTGACACCTTTAAAATGACAGGTTAAATGGGTGTTATTTTCCTGGATTGTCATAAAACGTGttataaatgttatattattgtTTTTAGTATAATTTAACCTATTTTGTTCAATCAGTGAACAGATTATTTGTGGACCTCCAATGTTTTTGGGGAGTTGTGACGGAGGCAAATGAACACTTTCTAGGTATACCTTGGTATTGCTTGGTATTTGGAATTTTAAAAAACTGCACTCAACAACTAATATGGGCATCATCATTAAAACCTACATTTACAGCTTACCTGGCATGTCCTGTAAAAGATTCCTGCATGTTCTTGAACTAGCGAACACACAGAAAGTAAGGATGTGGGGTATTCCTTTGTCTGAAGGTGTACAGTAGTGAAACATGAGCATGTTGACTAAACACTGCACTTAGTTCAAATTCTTCATGTTGCCCATGCATGCTTGCGATAGTGGTCACCTGTTAGGACTTTGGATAACCTGACCCCTTCCAGTAGTAGTTGTTTTGGGGCTCACTGCTGTCAGATCAGTTTTTGATAGGTTGAGTGAGGCATTAGGCTATGCATCATATTGGTTGTTGTGTCTGTACACTTGTTTGTTTTGAACACTTCGAGCCCTGTCTTAGACAACTGCGGATGAACAGTGTAATGAAGTTGTTAACAAAACCATAGACAAAATCAAAACCATAGTGGATGAGGGAGACGTTGTCAATGAGGTCATTTTAACGGCATGCTACAGTACCTTTCCCATGTAGCTAAAGTGTcaacattgtttttattttacaagAGCTCCTGAGGGCCCAGCATGGTGAACAGTCAGGTGGGCAGTGGTGTGGCGTCACCCCCCAGGTTGTGTGCTGGATGCGGGGGAAAGATCGCTGACCGCTTCCTGCTCTTCTCCATGGAGCGCTACTGGCACACACGCTGCCTCAATTGCTCCTGCTGCCACGCACACCTGGGCGACATTGGCACCACCTGCTACAGTAAAGGAGGCATGATCCTGTGTAGGAGCGACTATATCAGGTGAGGTCCTAATTGGGCTCTGGGGAGAGGACATAACAGGAAGGGGAGGATGTAGACTTTATCTCCCAGGCTAGGGCACTGAGACTGATCTGGCTCTGGGGAGAGGACATAACAGGAAGGGGAGGATGTAGACTTTATCTCCCAGGCTAGGGCACTGAGACTGATCTGGCTCTGGGGAGAGGACATAACAGGAAGGGGAGGATGTAGACTTTATCTCCCAGGCTAGGGCACTGAGACTGATCTGGCTCTGCTTTGTGTCTGCAGGTTGTTCGGACACAGTGGGGCATGCAGCACCTGTGGCCAGTCCATCCCGGCTAATGAGATGGTGATGAGGGCACAGGGCAATGTGTATCATCTCAAGGTAAGACCCCTTGGCAGTTAAGGTCTCACTGTTGTTAGTGTATGTCGTCATCAGTGAATGTGTAACAGTTGTTTGTGTGAAACCCATTGAAATAAGTGTTATACACTGACCTAAAGTTACCTTGTACCTGATGTTAGAGTTAGCATTTGCTTATGACGCTAGTCAGGCATGGACTAACCTTAACCCAGAGCTAAAATCTTGCGTAGTCTGTTCACGAGAGATTAGGCCTGGACTTGAGTGGCACATTTGGGATGAGGATTCTaactcctgtgtgtgtcttttgtcCCTAGTGTTTCACATGTGCCACCTGTAGAAACCGACTGGTGCCAGGCGACCGCTTCCACTATGTCAACGGCACCATCTTCTGTGAGCACGACCGGCCAGGGGGTGCACTGCTCAGCAGCCACCTGCCCCCCACTGCAGAGCAACCCTGTGTTGCCTGACCAGAAGGTGAAAGAGGGACCAGGACCATGAGGCCTTTCACACTTTCATACGTATTTCACACACACTACCATCATGAAAGGAGACCTACAGACGTGCTGTATGTCTAGTAACTTACGTTCTATTCCCTCCTGCTCTTGTCTGTAGGTGTGCTGAGTGCCTAGAGCGGTGCGCTGTGCCTTCATCCCCTTCATGCTTCCCTTCATGCTTCCCTTGTCACCAGAGGACCGCCCATCCCTGCTCACCCTGCTCCCGATACTGTTGTTGTGGACCCTCATCACCAACCACCACTCTGTCTCTTTGACCAGGAGGTTCTTTTTGCTTGCAGTATCTATTTCAGATGTGTTGTGTATATCCATGCTTGAGAGAGTGTACAGATACACAGTGGCGGTGAGTCGTGTGTGTGGTGCAGTGCTGGTCTGTCCATCAAAGACAATATGGACCACATCAACTATTTCAGGACTGAGGCTGCGTGTTGTATGTGAAGGACACCCAACTGTGTGCATATCCAGAACTTTGGTGCTTTTGGACAAATCTTGCAATGAGTAAGGTAATAGTCTGGACCCTGTCTAGGATCTATAGTAAGATTAAAGTAGACAAAAATAAGCTTTCTCGTGGACACTAACTAACTAAAACGCTATCACTAACAGTGGCATTGCTGTGGTTATTATTGTCAGGGATATCCCATCACTTAGATGATGAGCTCACAATCCCTCTCAATGGCCTGTCATTTGTTACTCAGTGATGTTTAGACCATCTTATGAATCTGGCTGAAGTGAAGGAAGAAGATAAATATACATTCTTTTTTTTTataatgttattgtgtgtttcCCAGTAGAGTTCTATTTCCTTAATAAATGTTGCATTCAATTTAATTTTGGATGCCTGTTCAATATGTGACATTatcaaatggagaaaaaaaattgcTATTAAAACATTTTACTGTAACGAGGTGAACTGAAGTAATTGAAGTCTATGTGCAGTTGGTTGGTTACATGACATGAGTCTCGTGGTATTATATGGTAGGCTACCACCCGGTTGGTGTTACATTTCCTCCCCGACTGTTCCTGCATTGCTCCCTCCAGCCCTGTATGGTGAAAACATGCCTGATTAC from Oncorhynchus clarkii lewisi isolate Uvic-CL-2024 chromosome 30, UVic_Ocla_1.0, whole genome shotgun sequence includes the following:
- the LOC139389887 gene encoding LIM domain transcription factor LMO4-B-like, with the protein product MVNSQVGSGVASPPRLCAGCGGKIADRFLLFSMERYWHTRCLNCSCCHAHLGDIGTTCYSKGGMILCRSDYIRLFGHSGACSTCGQSIPANEMVMRAQGNVYHLKCFTCATCRNRLVPGDRFHYVNGTIFCEHDRPGGALLSSHLPPTAEQPCVA